The Rhinatrema bivittatum chromosome 10, aRhiBiv1.1, whole genome shotgun sequence DNA segment aaactgtgtgtcgggacacgttagtgtgtcgcctgcagtgtgcaggtgtgtcgcgcaagcccggtcaactctgatgcgagtttgggcttttttttttctagagattcacttttttttttcagtttatgggttgcttattattgggtgatttttgctgtcaatcgcgttttttgggggggcttggtgggtggaacgagcccagccatccttgcattggctgctgctgctgatgaggcctggccatgaggagctctgactgcaagcaacagtgtctggtgatcatggaagggagtgaagcactcaactggcaacaatcaaaaagacgaggtacatgagtgtgggggccagacatgtgctggggggagagagatgagtgagtggggggcaaacgtgctggggggacagacatgtgcttgagggggagagatatgagtgtgtgggggccagacatgtgctggggggaggagagagatgagtgtgtgggggacagacaatttgttttattattgtttctcataaattataacaataacatgaatcttggaatatatatttttaatataaatttaaggttttcatgagataggttgtgtcgtgaaacattttatttatgtatatatttaaggaaacatacataaattgttgaaatatgtttcgttcgtttaacctttaacctctggtttactagtagactgaattaccgtgtcgtgaaattatgtttgtctaaaaagtgtgtcaccaacatgaaaagtttggaaagctctgccctagaggattctgcacacctatatccattgtaccagaaagttcatgaaggggtgtctgcagctccactaacctctcgagcatcataaaggtagaattccaccgggtggcaatgtcttgaatgagacgcttgtgagacagctccaaatcagtctgcttttgtcggagaacctgccccgccttcacacttctgtggaagtgcgctgctatgttcctgcacttctgtattaacctatgcaggtattcattctctttgtcattggaatccagccccagagctgacttcactaccaggtgtagagtgtgtgcaaaacatcggatgttcttaaagtgcccgtcgtttattgccttaaccatgtttacaccattgtctgtgacaaagaaccctgcctgaggattcctgtctcgctggtgtagttgccagccctccagcatctagAATATTgactgcggtatgggcctggttcGTCATGtggatgtgcagtaaagcccacctacaccctgatacttgtttagtaatagagctgctggctgcccctgcctcagccaagtCCCACCAGTGTACTGTCAGGgaaaggtaagagtgtgcagcattcatggtggtccatatatcgcaggtgaaatgcactctcccctctgccttagctagcagtacTTGCAtgcaactgcgacactgcttgtacaggctggggatgacctttctgctaaatgtggttctggagtggactttgtaatttggaactatgaccttcagaaaacgcttgaaacccacattctccactaactgcaagggctggtcatcaagggcaaacatttccccaatgctcctggttacaacttttgaggctgcctgcctcctaccccgggatagcattaccgcactccaccccatttcctccatggtgggttgtcgcttctgccacatgtcaaggggttgctggcctgccacctgactgttagaaggggatgagggtgtgggctgactctgctgcttttgaaccacttttcgctgcttggaaggggtccccttactggtactgccaccatccccagatggcagtactcttgttgggtgttgcctcttcatgtGATGCGTCATGctaaaattagatagatgtcccatttgcttgcctctgctaatatccctgccacagtaattacatgGAGCAAAACGCGAGTCATCCGTCACTTTACAGTGGCCCAAGATCGCAGATatctttcatgatcctcccttctctaaagccttgggggtggatgctggcactggatcTGAAGTAATGGGTGCAccttgagaagcaatgccaggggcctcagtcaccctgtgtgcctgtgctgactgctcttcctcctcctcatcatcaatttcatctctcccctgctgcactgaagtggaggctaagacaggactaactgatcctcctaaagcttcgtcagctattactttttccgtttctgatgagaatcccacacaagatgattcttcatctgaatcagagcaaacagtgactgcgctacattgtcaacgctaagtgttagtcgagacttctgtccccctgctgcttttgggtgttgacattttgtctggcatgactcagtctCCTTTTCCCTCACCTctaaaactacagggtcagaaacaggtgatggcgatggcgatgcatcatggtcagatttcatttttttctggatggaactgcctgcccctccaaagagtttagattgtgacaggtccctttttaactttaatgggggaatGGCACTAgtaagtgcctcctctgccagtcccaatcactcgactacatctagctttccctgacattatggatttaatgtcactgcctagtgcctactggctgcccactgtcacagtgccttgctatgcactaatgtaacgtgtgtgtggtgtgcacacacaagcagcttgcttgtaagcacaaaagaggcagactggggatttcactgcatagaccgtcccaataataaagttcagtctgttaaactacccactgcccactgtcacagtgccttgctatgcactaatgtaacatgtgtggtgtgtgcacacacacgcagcttgcttgcaagcacaaaagaggcgggatttcactgcacagaccgtcccaataataaagttcagtctgttaaactacccactgcccactgtcacagtgccttgctatgcactaatttaatgtgtgtggtgtgcacacacacgcagcttgcttgtaggCACAAatgaggcagactggggatttcactgcacagaccgtcaaaataataaagttcagtctgaagcccagtgcacagagagactgagtgagttgaattaaacaaactcagtttaaaaaagctggcattgttggcacagcaggaaaattgatgaaatatattttccaatggaaattctagcaaaattgaatatatctctcccagccacaacacccaaatcatgcttgcttgcagcctagcccagagggtgaatgaaaaaaaaaaatggcactgctagcagcttctctccctggcacagagagaccgtctcagatcatctaaataaactgcttaaaaaacaaacagggctagctggcacaggcactgcagccaaataaagaataaatatcttttttttctctttactaactagcctagctagctctcagtgcagcctccttccGCAAAGACCACCTCCCCACAAGACTCAACAGTAGGCAAAATTATAGAATCAAAAGAGATACAAGATGTACTCATCAGAATTGTAGAACAAATAAATTATATAATCAGTGAAAGAGGTATACGGTGGTAGATAGGTAGgtggtaggtaggtaggtaggtaggacCGGGCagttgatactaagatctacgaCAGAGTGGACATGTTGGAagtagtagagagaatgagatgtgatttaaggaagcttgaacagtggtcaaagttatggcagctaggattcaatgctaagaagtgcagagtcatgcatctggggttcagtaatccaaaagagctgtatgtgatggagggtgaaaggctgttgtgcacggactaagagagggatcttggggtgatagtgtcgaGCGATTTGACGACAGTTAAACAATGTGtcaaggcgataactaaagccagaaaaatgctgccTGCATAGCGAGTGTTGCACCCtttggtcacagatggctgcgacctttgctgctcacttcATTTTGCCCTATAGCTCTGATTCtggtaaagatggccaccactgtcTCTggacgccgacctccctggcgttcctgggatggcgtgggtgATCCCGGTTGCCATCTTAAATCTGGTGTAACTTAAGGCACGCGCGCGCCTGCCTCcgtcttatccacatcatggcaggaacctcaggggcgtcccctccacatgaTGTCACTGCCTATGTGTACTTAAGCCTACTGGACCTTCctaccaacgagttagcaaggattctatcttgctcaattccttttctCAGAGGCGCTTCACctcgctgttcctgcattccagactgagtgactcaggtacccgctcctcgggggtcttgctgcactcagggctatctgctcctcggagagccttctctgtgagtctcaccttcaccagcttagtGAGTACCTCTCGCTATTTCTACAGACgacccttcagtgttcctgctccgggtctccgctgctgctacaACGATATCTCTACTTCAGCACCACGGAGTGAGTACTAGACCTGATCttcaactctgcttctctcttgctgtgcaGATCCTCGgattaccccgctctgcggaccactactggatccatgctgtcttgtgcctgctgccaacatctatctccggcctaccccgcgcttTGGACTACTACGGAGCCTCCACGCACAAGAACTATCAAGAAGCAAGTATTTcctgggttaccccgctctgcggaccactaccggagaatccatatcaggtcttcctactcaaggactgagtttacaaatccgctcctcgggtttctctttgctgaataataaatatatctctgactcttgtgtccatcgctgctgagaccctgcctgtcgtggagagtccccacagggctcctccctgtgggtggagtcagctctctccaggacccaagggcccacaaaccaagttcaagtataacagagagaggaataaccagtaagaaaaaggaggtgataatccccttgtacaagtccttagtgaggcctcacctgaagtactatgttcagttcttttgaaatcatatctcaaaagggacagagacaggatggaggtggttcaaagaagggcaacaaaaatggggGGGGTCTCcctcaaatgatttatgaggagaggttggaggacctaaatacgtataccctggaggagaggaggtgcaggggagatattatacagaccttcagatacctgaaaggtctgAATGATGTACCATTGACaagccttttctgttggaaagaaatcagtagaactaggggtcgcgtaatgaaactccagggaggacgactcagaaacGTCACAAAATATTtctcacagagagggtggtggagcctagaatgcccttccagagaaggtggtgaagacaaaaacagtgaaagaattcaaaagggcatgggatatacACTGTGGAAATGAAGAattgagtgcatgggggtaacttcctggtgtggcagttactacccttatccaataagccttcatattgttgatgcaactccatcattgctctctgctttaacggcaggggaaaaggggaattggattcagacagaaaccaacaagaaccctgacttttacagtctggggaaacaaataagcatggagtaacttgctgatgtggctgttactatccttaaccaataatcctgatacttttgatgcaactccaacattgctctctgcttcaacggctagagataacagggaattggactcaagaTAGCACtaaacaaggaccctgacttttacagtctgagaagctgataagtatgggggtgacctataTGTCATGGCGGGTGCTGCCGTGGGCctcctgggcagactagatggaccatttagcctttttctgccaccatttctatgtttctgttttacaGCAGAGTGGGGAAAGAGCtgtaacctgctgctgctgcttcacagGGCTGCCAGCAAGCTCTGTGTCATTAGGGGCAGGCTGAGGCAGTCCTTCTTTTACCTTTGTTACACATGTGGCCTTGTACTTCTTATTTATCTCAGTGCAGTGATGCAATGAGGCAAATCTAGGCTTGGCTCAGTCTGTCCTTGATGACACAGAACTATGTTGCCTGCTACTAAATCCAACAGAAAAGCAAATTATCAGTTCCAGACCTTGCTCAGAGAATGACTTTTCTAATTTAGATTTCAAACATGAGTATGGATTTGAAGACAGATCCAGAAACAAAACAGAGTAACTGTCTACTAGAAACCAGAATGTTTTCCTGTTACATAGAATATTAAGGGAAAATAACCAAATCACTGTTgacatacatatttatttttttagattttttatattctgcttttttcagcacttcaaagtggattacattcaggtactgtaggtacttccctatccccagagggcttacaatctaagggggtcatttaacaaaatgtgctaaggtgtttttgcatgcattaagggttTACTGCCTGTGAAAGtgtctttaatgcatgcgatagcaccatattgtatggtgtgatgcaaatttgtaAAACAGGAGAAGTTAGGGGCAGGCTGGGAGTGCTAATGCACagacttaactacacctttttcagagagagagagcgagagagagaacctagctgtgatgtcttctccctagataggtatttgtatccctatggtaggcccacctagtaactcgaggtgaggttcaggtattagtgtagggggttaggggccactttgacattcaatgtgagacgtactaaaagaacagtgctctcttgtgaaaatttgatgacctacagagagaggaaactcacccaaagatgagatttgggcaatgttctctccacctagcttgatgttacccaggtagagagtccatcaagctaggttgagagaaccttgcacaaatatcatcttggagtgagtttcctcactccgaaggtcatcaaatcttcacaagagaccactgttctgttcgtacatctcacgttgaatgtcaaagtggcccctaaccccctacactactatctaaacctcacctcgagttactaggtgggcctaccatagggatacaaatacctatctagggagatgccACTATGGCtcggcttgctctctctctctcccccccccccccgtggttgaatgcaggaactACAACAGgtatgttattgcaatttgcattaacttatctcttcacataggtaattattgcaataaactgtatattagcatgaaacacaccccttttactatcacattttgataaatccaggcctaagtttttagtgacttgcccaaggtcacaagcagcaacagcaggacttgaacacttgtctcctggttcataggccaattcctctaaccactaggctactcctccatagAAGTCACTGACACTTGGAGTTcaacagaagagtgtgtgtggggtgggaatAAGATTCTTTTGAAAGCTGGTATAGTTTGAAACAGATTTTCAATTTAAATATGATTAAGACATTGGTCCCAACCGCTAGTCATAGGGAGAAACGGTCTATGGTGGAATTTGATAATGTCAGCAATAATATCTACAGGGTGTAATGGATAAGACTTGTAGTGAGTAAAGAGCCCATTTTGTCGGTGGTTTTTCTCAGCTGATATTTCATCTATTTGCTGTTTCCTTGCTCCCTAGTGCAGAAACCAGTAAAGGAAACCTTGTTTCACATGGAGGAAGTAAATTAGTTACTCTACTCCTAGGCTTAAGGCTTAACTTGTTTTTGGAAAAGCCCCTGAGAAGAATAATGGGGACAACCAAAGGAGGAACAGCCTGCCTAATAGAAGTCTCATCATTTATCTCATGTGAAGAATTAAGAGACATTACTGATGCACTATATTGGATTTTGCCAGGAACGAATTCTAGGCACTAAGGAATTTATGTTACTACTAAAACTATTTTTGCtactgctgcatttttttttttttttttactgcggaAGCCTGTGGTTTGATTTTTATGAAGAAACCCCATTTTGAGTTAAATAAATATGACATTATTGGAACCAATAAGTTCTAGGTATAGCCTAACTTATTTCAAGATTTTGGTTTACATGAGGTAGAAATTGCTAGTGAGCTATTACGATTTAGAAGAAGCCATTCATTTAGGAGAGCGTCTGTCAGCCACAGAGGGGAGGTGTTTCCTTGTCCAGTAAAGAAATTCATCTTGGCACACTGGCCCACTACCCATCTGTTCAGCCACATTCCAAGGACTCCAGGTTTGTGTTTCTAGCTGCTGGTTATATCTTATGTACCATATTAGTGCTGAGCTCTCCCTCACTTCTCTGCCTAATGCCTCAACTCCCCTGTTGGACAATCGTCCCTCCACTGAAAATGCTTTGGTTGCTGTAAGCCTTTCAATGCAGTATCCCCCAATGGTCTGTATTAATTGCTAAATCAGATGAGAGCTTCCTCATCACCATTAGACCCACTGCCATTTAAATTTTGTAACATGCCACCAACCACAGTCAGCAGCCTGTGCCTCATGGCCCCAGGCCTGGTGCGGTGTCCTGTGATCTGCTGGGCTCTCCCAGCATCCTGCTCTTCCATGGTATCCAGTTGCTCTGAATAGGCCCTGCAGGAACTCTTCAGTTTTATAGAACATTTTTGTTCCATGGCCCAAAAGCTGGCTTGGTATATTCCTACTAGATCCTTAAGATCTGCTGGCATACATTAACTTGCACTGCCAGTTCCAAAGGATTTTAAGTGCCAAGTGACCAGAGCAAGTGCCTTTTATTACTCTGCCCTGACACTTTGGAACATGTTGCTGGTGGAGATCGGAAGAGAGAAAGACTTAATAAATACctcattaaaatataatttaaatagaCTGTTAATACTCTAATTTAaaatgttatagttatgtttatgAAGTTTTATGTCCAATTTTTTGTATAAATTTGGATATTTTGTTGTAATCTGCCCTGGACAGATTTATTGAAAGAGGAGGACTATaagatgttttaataaataataattaaaaaaaaatcttattcagGAAATGGGTAAATcagttttcattttgaaacacaGTGGCCATTTCGGGATTCTGTGATTGTGGCTGTATATACCTAGGCCAGCACACGCTTGTTTTTTTCACAATGAAGTTTATATGGGAGTGGTACAGCTTTGATATATGaagacttaggcctagatttatcaatctgcagtAAATATCGCCTGccataggaaaaggggcatgttttatggtaatagcctatttattgtaATGTGCATTCTCTTAGCACTTCATtcacccctgggggggggggggagacttgtagtagttagctatttatgcgactataggaggcccatctagtaacacTGGCTGACATCGGCTTCCAGTTCTGCAGCTCCTGGGCTTAAATTGTTCGCTCCACCCTTGGGGTTCCTCTAATATTGAAGAAGTTTATTATCTTCTCAATTCAAGAtaagcccttcagaaaatgtttttctgGGGGGGTTATAAGAACACGGCAACATTTTCTctaaataccttcagtacctgaatgtaatccactttgaagtgctgaaaaaagtgcaaaaagcagaatataaaaaatctaaaataaatacaattcaaaATAATCCAATGAAATCTCCAGAAAGCATTTTGAAGAGAGTAAAGGACATATTGAGGAGGGGTTTTTTAGACCGATGGCTGTAAGCTTGTGGAGTGCAAGTTGCTTTTAGCAAAGCGGCTCCCATCAGGATCTGaggtcttttcttcttttttaacaTGAATAGTGCCTGAGTGAATCATTTTggtgaagttcttttttttttttttcttagtgtaCCTGCACATGCTTTTTCTGATTTGCTTTACCTTAAATATTCATGCAATATGCAATGGTGATGGGCTAATTGGACCACTGTGGCTGTATTTTTTAGTTCAGTGATCCTTTGCACAGCTCTGCACCTCCTTCCCATTCAGTTTTGTCTGACCTTCAGTCTTCCCCAGAGTGACCATTCACCGTCTTCACTGGCTGCTGGGTTTTTTTCTAGCCCCAGTTCAAAAGGCTACTTCTGACCTTTAGCATCTCCCTAAGCCTACGCATTCACGACACCCAAAGTATCCCTGCTTCCTTCATTCTCAAAGTCGTTATTTCCGGGTGGTTTTCGGTTCCGTCCATTTTCATTTAAAGCCTGAAAATAATGAAGCTAACACTCCTGCGTGTCCTCATCTTCTACAGTTTCAAAATATCTGCCCTGTCTGTGCTCTTAAAGCTATACTGGCAATTCCACGGGTTTCGGCTGCTATTTCTTGAGAATGGAGTGGTTTACCACAGACACCCCACGTCACCTGGAAAAGGAGCACTCTCCCTTCCCCCGACCCCCATCTTTGTATTCAGGTTTATGTTTTGAGTTGCCCCTTCTGGTAACTTAGGTGTGCTAGAATAACTGTGCATGAGCACCCTGACTTAAGTGTAGGGATTTGCTATATCTTCTTTGATAACAAGACATGTCCGATGACTACAATAGTAGCTATCTTATAGTATATCCCATGATGATTACTGTCACTGATCTCTGGCAAGTGGATGTTCCTTATGCTTTTCTTCCCCTTTGCTTTAAATGAAAAATGAGCAGCACATTTCCACAGCTTGTGGGCATTTATAATCGCGCATTTTAGGACTCCCAAACCTCAAGCCAAGCTGCATATCAACCTTGTCTTATTAAATTCCCTCTCATTCTCTAATCCTACTACCAGCTTTCATCTATCGCTGCACTCATGGGTTGAATCTCCTCATACAAGACAactttgcatattttattttaagagtTGAATGTGAAAGTTAATAAATGCTAATTTTCATACATGAAAGCAGCtatagttttaaataaaatgccATTTTTCTCCTGGCATGTTTTGCTCTGACAGAATAACAACATGTTCAGTTACTGCATACagtctttttaatttaaaatactttaaaaaattattgCACAGCACATGTTTAATTTATACAAATATTATTTCAACAAATAAATAGAGAATGAACATTAGTCCCAGCTGCAGGTTCATTCACTTCTTTCCTTGGTGCCGTAATTCGTTTTTCCTTATGATAGATCAGTTCAGAGTTCAAAATGGCTTTTTCTGACCCAAACAGTAGTTTAGTAGGTGTCTAATGAGAGAATGGTTTGTTTTATGCACTTCATTAAAGTCTGTCTATTTCCTACTAGCAGATCAAATGGAATAGAAGAGTCAAGGACCAGGCTGTTTTTGTGATCTATAAGGGCCTTAGTTCAAATCCACTGCCATATAGGTTTGGCTTGTGGTATGTTTCCAGATTCATCTAACAGAACTAATTAAAATAAGGTGCAGTGACAAACTGGAGAATATGTTGCTGGTTTCTTCATCAGTACTGGCCGTCATAAAAACGTAATCATCCGTCATTAGACTCTCCATTATATTTTCTTTCAGTGTATCATTCCCTCTCAGCTCCAGCATCAGGCTGGAGTTTTCGTTGGCACGCCTGTAATAAACTTTGACAGTAACCGGAATGGTAGTTTTGGAGAGTTTACCCTTGACCTGAACCATATAGAATCCGTCCTTGGAAACAATGATGGAATTATTACTTTTCAAATTCATGTTGCCGGAACGATGAATAAGAACAACACGACTTTCATTATTAAAGAAATTCactggaaacaaagaaaaagatgAAAGTGAAGACTTACGAAATTTCTCAGTTTGAGTACAACTTGCAGACTGAGCACCTAAATGCAAAGTCTATGGGTACAGTTTACCAGTGGATTTtgctccaattttcaaagggaaaaaaaaacttactgCATCTGCTTTTTTGTGTGGGTACTTGTCCCAGCTAATAGTAAGGGCTTTTGCTTTTGAAACTCCAAAAGAATGTGTGTACTCACTTGGCCCAACCCTAATCCGGCTCgccctcctccacctcccctctTTCTGTGGGGAAAGATTACGCACCTTGTGGCATGATGCCTGTAATTTCACCTGCAAATAGGCTGGGCAATTTACAAAGACCCCATTTTCTGCAGGCAAATGGCTATTTACCCACAGGAATGAGTTTTGaaaatagccctacttatgactAGCAGTGGAAGAACTCATTTAAGAAAGCCTATAAACCTCCCTGACAACATTCCCTGGGAGCTGGGGACCACTTCAGTATATTCACCATGGTTGACAATACGTTGATTATAGCTTCCGACTATAACGGTGGCAGACCATCACATAAACATAATAACTTGGTAAATGGCCTTTGGCAAAAGAAGCGTATACAGAATTTGCAGTAGTGAAAGTTTATTCTGTAGGACAGAGGGAATCGCCAGGCAGTCTCACTGCAACGTGAGGCATGGAGCCCGTTCCATGAGGCTGGAATGATCACTGGTGCTTAAAGAATGCCGAGGCTGCTAACAAGCCAAACATTCCTTTACGCAACTGCTCTGAGTGGGCTTGTCCTTTTAGTCTTTGAAAAATACTTACATGGACCATTCATGTCTGTCTTAATGTAATGAGTCTTctcctgaaaaattaaaaaaaaaaacaacactttaGACAAGCAGAattattctctctctccttacaTTGTATATCGCTTTCAAAATATTGCTTATGATACCAATATAGAATTTCTGGTATGCGGAAAAAGATGATGATAGCAAcctttacaaaatattttttgctcTAAAGTTGTGCCAGGGCATGCTGGTGTGCCTTGGGCAAGTCCCCAGCAACATCCTCCTCGCTGGGCTCATGTTCTGACTCTGTTGGACAGACCCGCCATGCTCCAGCCCCGCTCtcgtgtcccgtcccccccccgtGTCCCCCCCCCATGGCAACcactggaggagagggagagaagcggGAGGCCAGCACAGCAGCCGTGAATGGTAGAGAAGAAGcctctgctccctgctccagcccctccccacccccactgtgCTCTGTTTGCTTGGAGAGTCACTGGAGATCTAGAGAGAGAAAGACTTAACAGAGACTTGGGACTCAACTGACAGCAGCGTAGAGAACCACCCAAAGCTCCAGTTAGACAATAATGATttgtgggaaggggagggaatgcTGAAAGGGGGTGAGGGGAGCTTGGGGTGGGAAGTGCATAAAGGTGATGAATGTTGGGGGGAGGTGAGGAAGGGATGAGGCACAGGATGCTGATACAATATTATATACTAGGCCCTGGCCTTTATGGTCTGGGGGTACTGGTCtgcagacataaaggaaaaagaacataagaaattgccatgctgggtcagac contains these protein-coding regions:
- the TNFSF4 gene encoding tumor necrosis factor ligand superfamily member 4 isoform X1, with translation MEERQNQLPACECQGRCHGRRRLLRLLLFSAGAQWMALLAILCHAVLGFQEIPTDKEKTHYIKTDMNGPLNFFNNESRVVLIHRSGNMNLKSNNSIIVSKDGFYMVQVKGKLSKTTIPVTVKVYYRRANENSSLMLELRGNDTLKENIMESLMTDDYVFMTASTDEETSNIFSSLSLHLILISSVR
- the TNFSF4 gene encoding tumor necrosis factor ligand superfamily member 4 isoform X2, with translation MLPGHPSSCLSHVAEELSTRSPECGVIAPVWEEDSDKEKTHYIKTDMNGPLNFFNNESRVVLIHRSGNMNLKSNNSIIVSKDGFYMVQVKGKLSKTTIPVTVKVYYRRANENSSLMLELRGNDTLKENIMESLMTDDYVFMTASTDEETSNIFSSLSLHLILISSVR